A stretch of DNA from Candidatus Hydrogenedentota bacterium:
CAAATCTGAAATCGCTTTCGCATGGCTTCCGCGTGCCCCGATAGGGGGCATGACGACGGTCCCAAAAATAAACCCTTAAAACGTCCTACTCGTATCGCCTTGAAATTTGAGATTTCAAATCTGAAATCGCATTCCCATGGCTTCCGCGTGCCCCGATAGGGGCATGACGACGGTCCCAAAAAATAAACCCTTAAAACGTCCTACTCGTGTCGCATTGAAATTTGAGATCTCAAATCTGAAATCACATTCGCATGGCTTCCGCGTGCCCCGATAGGGGCATGACGACGGTCCCAAAAATAAACCCTTAAAACGTCCGACTCGTGTCGCCTTGAAATTTGCGATTTCAAATCTGAAATCGCTTTCCCATGGCTTCGGCGTGCCCCGATAGGGGCAAGACGACGGTCCCAAAAATAATCCATTAACACGTCCTACTCGTGTCGCCTTGAAATTTGAGATCTCAAATTTGAAATCGCTTTCGCATGGCTTCCGCCTGCCCCGATAGGGGCATGACAACGGTCCCAAAAATAAACCCTTAAAACATCCGACTCGTGTCGCCTTGAAATTTGCGATTTCAAATCTGAAATCGCTTTCCCATGGCTTCCGCGTGCCCCGATAGGGGGTATGACAACCACTCCGAAAATGCACAAATTGTCCCCCGCGCCAAAGGCGCAACGCAACCCTAGCCAGGGGCATCGCCCCTGGAAATTGTCCACGCCCCTATCACCGCGCGCTGAAAGCGCACTGCGCAAGTTTTCATAATCACAGGGGAACTCTGTTCATGACGACTCGTGATCGTAATCGAGCACTCGAACTTCTGCACAACTTCTATGGGCGTCCGACTTTTCGAATGAATTCTGGGTTCATGACACTAAGTGCCTCTAACCGGCGTACGGTTCCAGTCTTTTCCCCGAAAGCGATACGGGGCGCAGCCCGGGGTTGGTCCACCGAAGTCGCTACGACGCCGGTGGAAATACCCTGGGTAGGGACGTAGCCTACAACATGCTTCAATCCTGTAGGGATCATAGCCATCTTGTTACAAACTCCTCAGAAACCCGCCCAAGTTCAGGCACAGCGCATAGGACTATAATGACGAGCGGAGCACCATTACAATTTGTGCGATTCGGCCTGCGCTGCGGCAACTAACGTGACATAAGATCGTAGATGGACGTTTCCGTCTCCGTCATTTCGACCCAGCCCAGCCACAGCATCGACGACGCAAGCGCAAAACCGCTGAAGAAGCCCCCGAGGTGCGCCCAATACGCTACGCCGCCGGCGCCGCTCCACGCCCCCCAAATATCGAACGCCAGCCAAAACAGAATCATCCAAATGCTGCTCACCGCAAACGTGCCCGCACGAAAAATTATCCACCACAAACAGGTCACCTCGTTCTGTGGATAGAAAACAAGGTACATGCCGATAATTCCGTTGATCGCGCCGCTCGCACCGACGGCCGGGTCTCCGTCGATGATGAGGTGAATAATTGCCGACATCGCGCCGAGCCCAAGGTAAATGACCGGATAGGCGATATTCGTCACCTTCGCGCATACCGCATTGCCAAACGTCCACAAAAACACCATGTTGCCGACAATGTGAAGCCAGCCGCCGTGCAACAGCATGTGGCCAATGATCCCGGATGGATTGCCCCGGTACAGAATCAGCGGTTCAAGTTCGAGCAGCCTCACGTCCCCGGCGAACGCAAGCAGAAATGCCAGCGACGTCACGCCGATGATTACCCAGTTCGCGTACGGCCAACGCGACATGGGGACGTCGACTTCGTAAGGTACGATGGCCATCGAGTATCTCCGATAAGTCTGAAAGCCGGCCCCGCAAATATCACCTATACTGAAGCAGCGGGCTATTGTATATTGAATGCCGTCGACCGTCCATCAATTACAACGAGGGTGAGATGGCCGCAGACCGAAATCACATTCGCGAATGGTGGCGCACTCTGCTCACGCCCGACCGCGCGGGGCGATCAATATCGAGCGATGCCAAGTTGGATCGGCTTGATGCATCGGTGTTGGCGATTGTCTGCATGATGTACTGCTGCTACGGCATCAGCATGGGCATGCCGCGCGGCGCACTGCCCGCGGTGGTGTCGGGCCTAAAGCTGCCTCTCCTTTATGTCTTCACGCTTCTCGTCTGCTTTCCGCCGTTCTACGTGTTGAATAATTTCCTCGGGCCGCGACTATCCGGCATCGGCTGCCTGCGTTTGCTCCTGCTGGCGACAAGTGCGAATTCCGTCGCGATTTTCAGCTACGCGCCGGTTAGCTACTTCTTTACGCTTACTACGTCGTCAATCGCACTCTCCGGATATCGATTCCTCGTTATCATGCACGTTGCTGTATTCGCTGTCGCCGGAGGTCTCAGCCTCGTGATCATTCACGTGTTGTTCCGCGCGGCATCGCACCAACTCAATCGACCGCTCCGCTCGTCTTTCCTGGTGATGTTCGGCGGCGTCTACGCCTTCGTCGGAACCCAGATGTCCTGGGTGCTGCGCCCCTGGATCGGTTCCTGGGCGATCGACTACCAGCCGCTCCGGCCCATCGAAGGGTCGTTCATAGAGTCTATTTTTCGGCTGACGGGTTTATAAGACTGAGTATCGAGGAGACACGAATGATCGATGAAACAAGGCCCGACGACACCGGGTCGCTTCAGTCCCAACCGGACGACGCGGCCGGCATCTCGAAATCCGCAAAGATTCCGATCGAGATTCGGACAGTGCCACCCGCTGAGTTCCCGCGCGGGTTTTGGCGGCAAGTCGACTATACGCTGCACCATCCCGAAGAGATTTCCGAATCGCTGCACCGCGACGATCAATCGTGGCGCATCGTCCGCATCATGTTCGTCATCTCCCTCATCATGGCCGCTGTGTATGGCGGCGTCATGGGCGCGACAAACCTGCTCCAAGGATCGGAAATGGCCGTGTCGTCGAAGTTTCTCCTCATTCTTGTCACAGCCACCAAAGTCCCGGTCTTGTTTCTGCTCACACTCGTGATCGTCGTGTTTCCGATCTACGTGTCGAACGCCTTCGTTGGCGCGCGTCTATCCTTCGGCCAGGTTTCCGGTTTTCTGGTTACCGCCTGCGCCGTCACTACGGTGGCGCTGGCAAGTATGGCCACAGTGGCGCTTTTCTTCTCGCTCACGAGCGTCTCGTACCACTTCATCAAACTGTTGCACGTTCTGATGTTCGTATATGCCGGAGTGACGGGACTGGTGTACCTGAATCGCGCATTGGGTACTGCCGCCATACGCTTGGGCAGGCCCGCGCCCGGCAAACTCTTCATCATCTGGCTGTTGCTTTATATGTTTGTCGGAACTCAACTCGCATGGGTCCTCCGCCCATTTGTCGGCAGTCCCGGCGAACCTTTCCAGATATTCCGGCCAAGATACGGAAACTTCTACGAATCGGTGTTACACTCTCTTGGCGAATTTATGAGAAGCATCGACTAATTTCCTGCCGGACGCACCAGAATGAGATTGAAAACATTGGCCGTAGCAGCCTCTACAGTGATTTGTCTTGCAGTAGGAAATTTTGCCGCAGCCGCTGACGACGCCACCCCCAACGCCGACTTCTACCGATATCTCTTCGCGTTTCCCATAACCGAAGTGATCCATCAGGCCGATCACTTCGGCATCGCAAACGGCATGATGTCCGTGGGTATCGATTCTAAAGCGATGGTTGACATTCAAGGTCTGTACGCGCCCCCATTCGTGAGTTCGGATTTTCGGTTCACGATCAATCTCGATGGCGCGCCGCTTAAGCCGACCTCCGGCGCGTGGTTGCCCGTTCGCGTAACGGCGAAACACGGTCTAAATCCGGTCTCTATGGACAGTTCCATAAACCTGCTATACGGCCAGCGCGCCGCGCTTGTCTCAATCCTCGTATCGCCGCGCGATGGCCGCAAAACGGTCCAGCTCTCCGGCGAATTCTCCGGCACCCTCGATACGAACTCCGTGTGGGAGTTCGCTCGGCCGGCCAGCACGTCAGCGACATCGCGCTCGCTCGATGGGAACACAGCGCTGCTGACGCAGGGCGACAATGCCATCGCGCTCGCATGGGGCACGTATCCGAACCGGCCCGCAATAAGCGTGCGATGGGATTCAACCACCGGGCAGTGGACATGCGAGGTTCCCGTCGATCCACAAAACTATCTTGGCTATGCACGATTCGCCATCGCGATTGGGACGCGTGACGCGGCGCTCGCCACAGCAAAGGAAACACTCGGCCAGTACGACGCCGATTACGCAAACGTGGAGGCGGCGCTCGGCGAACGCGCGAAAAGCCTTCTCGACCGTGTCCCGCGATTCACGTGCGACAACAAATCCCTGGAACGCCTCTACTATCGCTCCCTCGTGCACGCCCTCATGAACAAGTGGGAAGTGCCGGAATTCAAACTCAATCCTTACTATTCCACCGGCAGCGTGAAGGGCGGCTGCGTCTGCAATTACCTCTGGGACTTCGGCGAAGTCTGGGAAATCCTTCCGATGATCGATCCCGAAGCGGTGAAGGCGCACATCAAACATTTCCTCAGCGTCGACCTCACCAAACACTTCGCGTTTCTCCCGATCACCGGCGAGGGATTCGGACCGTGGTACATGGTGAATCAGGAAAAGATCATCGGCTTGATCTATCACTACGTGTCCGTCACCGGCGACACCGCGTTTCTCAACGACACCCTCAACGGCCGCACCATCCTCGATCACGTCATCGAACACGCCACCTATGGCGACGACGCAGCCAAACCCGTCGCGCTCATCGACTACGGCGAATCGAACAGCCACCTCGAACTGCGCAAAGATTTGAAGTACAACCACGTCATGCCCGACCTCAACGGCCGCCGCCACAACAACTTCGTCCTCGCCGCGAAACTCTCGGAGACAATGGGCAAACCGCGTCCCGACCTCGTCGAACGCGCGGAAGCGCTGAAAAAAGTCCTGCACGACGAACTGTGGGACCCGCAGGCAAAATGGTTCGCGTTCAAAAACGGCAAGGGCGAAAAGGAACTGCGCTACACCTGCCAAATGTTCAAACTCTTCAACTCCCCCGTCCTCACTGACGACTCGCTGAACGGTCTCCTCTCGCACTGGAACGCAAACGAGTTCCTCGGCGACTACGGCCTGCACAGTCTCGCCAAAGGCGATCCCGCCTACGACGAAAACGACGTCGACAACGGCGGCCCGGGTGCATGCACCTGCTTTGCCCCGCAGATCATGGAGCGGCTCTACAAGAGCGGCCACGCGAACGAAGCCGACGAACTGCTCAAGCGCATTCTCTGGTGGGGCGAAAAACTCCCCTACTGGGGCGACTCCCTCTACGCCGACCGCCCCGACTACCGCAAAGACACCCCGCTCCAATGCGCCATCGACGGCCTCACCGTCGCGCAAATGATCATCTTCGGCCTCTTCGGCATCACCCCCAACGCCGACGGATCGATCACCATCAATCCGCACCTTCCGCCGATCGCAGGAAAAATGAGTCTGCACAACGTGAGACTGAGGGGCCATGAGTTCGATGTAACGCTGGCAGCGGACGCATTTGTTGTGGACGCCGCTAGCCAGACCCACAGGTCCGCATACGGCTCCCCGCTGACACTCCAAAAGAAATAGCCGTATCAACTCCGGGCATTTTCCCCAACTCACCGTTGTTCCCCACCCAAAGTCGCAGTATTGCGGCGTTGGGCGCCTACGGATTTGACATTCCCCAATAATCACCCTACAATTCCGTCGATTTCTTCTGGGAGCCATACAAACCGGGTGCATTTGGCGATGGAAGCTACAATCGAAGTAGGGGCGAGCCGCATCGTGGACCCGGAGATCCGCCGAGAAGTCAGCGAACTGGCGCTGTTGTTCGATATCAGCCAGCGCTTGGACCAGAGCATCGACCTGCGGGACGTCGTCGGCCCACTGTTGCAGGCCATCGCCGACAACACGGGCATGGTCCGCGGCACCCTCACTCTCGTAAACCGCGAGACGGACGAGATTTACATCGAAACCGCCCACGGCCTCTCCCCCAGCCAGCAGGAGCGCGGCCGCTACCGCCCCGGCGAGGGCGTCACCGGCAAGGTAATCCAGACCGGTCAGGCCGCCGTCATCCCCCGCATCTCCGACGAGCCGACCTTCCTCGATCGGACCGGCGCGCGCAAGCAGCTCGAGAAGAGCAGCATCTCGTTTATTTGCGTACCCATCAAACTGGGCAGCGAGACGATTGGC
This window harbors:
- a CDS encoding rhomboid family intramembrane serine protease, whose product is MAIVPYEVDVPMSRWPYANWVIIGVTSLAFLLAFAGDVRLLELEPLILYRGNPSGIIGHMLLHGGWLHIVGNMVFLWTFGNAVCAKVTNIAYPVIYLGLGAMSAIIHLIIDGDPAVGASGAINGIIGMYLVFYPQNEVTCLWWIIFRAGTFAVSSIWMILFWLAFDIWGAWSGAGGVAYWAHLGGFFSGFALASSMLWLGWVEMTETETSIYDLMSR